A window of Ciconia boyciana chromosome 9, ASM3463844v1, whole genome shotgun sequence genomic DNA:
GTGTCCCCCGTCCCGGGTGCCCCCCGCGCCCTCCGTGTGCCTGCGCCCCCCCACGGTGCATGCCCCGGGCTCCGCACCCCATGCGGTCCCGGTGTCCCCGCATGCCGGGTGTCCCCTACGTCCcgtgtccccgctgtcccccgcCCTCCCGgcgcccccgtgtcccctgcgTTGCTGCAGCCCGTGCGGCCCCGGTGTCCCGGAGCATGCCGGTGTCTCCCCGTCTGCTGTGTCCCCCGCGTCGCCCGTGTCCCTGCACCCCCGGTGTCCCCCACGTACCCCGGTGTCGCTGCGCCCCCCACGCGGCCCCAGTGTTCCGGTGCCCCCCGTGTCCCAACGGCCCCCGCTGTCCCCTGCATCCTCCCTGCGGCCCCGGtgtcccggcagcccccggtgtccccacgtccccggtgtcccctgaGCCCCCACTGCGGCCCCGGGGCTCAGCACAGTACTGCCTGGAGGagtccccgtcccccccccgtccccgtccccccccggtGCCACGGGGTGCGCCGGGGCTGGAAGCAACAAACTTCCCCGGGTCTGGTGGGTGCCGCAGCCCAGCAGGGTCCCAGGGAGCCCGGGTGGGGGGACCCACGAGGCTGCGGCACCCACCAGGCACgcgcacacacatacacacacacatgcacacgcacacactctGCAAACTGCACGCCCAGGCTGTGAGCACAGTCTGCAGCCCCCCCCACACGCGCATAcacaccccacacacacccccaccgCCTGCAATCccgcacatgcacacacacacagagcatgcAAACAGCCTGCAACACCCccacacgtacacacacacgcagCACAGTCTGCAAAtttgtgtgcacacacacccccccgtACAGCCTGCAAACCCACGGACCTGCACACGCAGCCCCCATACACACACTAACACAGCCTGCACCCCCCCACAGTGTGCAAACACATACACGCAGGACAGACACACACAGCGCACATAAACACAGCCTGCAAacctctgcacacacacaccccttgcAAGCCCTTGCACGCACATCCCCAGAGCTTGCAAACCCCCAAACTcacgcatgcacacatgcaaagCTTGCAAACAGGCTGCAAACCCATACACCGTGTGGGCACATGCAGCTTGCAGCCCCACAAACTTATATACACACACGCGCGTGCACGCCCCCCATGCAAACACAGCCTGCCACCACCTGCAAACACACCTCTTGACCAAACACAGCCTGCACATAcagctcacacacacacagagcacacacaaacacagcatGCACACACGCACTCCGTCCTGCACACGCAGTGTCCCTGCACGCTGTCACCCATCTGCAGCACCCACAGGGATCACAGTCACAGGCTGCTGCCTACCACCCCTACAGCCCCCAAACGCTGTCACAACCTGCCAACagcctcttctccttccctctgcagagcacgTGCATtgtgacagacagacagacagacacacacacacacacacacacatagcaCCCCGTGTCCGGCTGCGCCACACTGGCATCCCTAGGCAGGGTCTGTCCCCCCACCCTCAAAGCAGGGGCACGCAGTGGGTGGTGGCGTGGTAGGTCCCCATCCTGCCAGCGCCCAGGCAGCACCCGGGGGCTCCcgggctcctgctgccccaccGAGGGCAGTGCTGGGGTGGAAAGTCCCTCCGCAGGTCCCCAAGGCCAGCGGGGATGTGGGGAGGGTGCCAAGGGGAGCAGGCACTGCCAGCAGGCAGATCTTCCCACCCTCTGCAGACCCTGCAGATCTGCACCGTCTGCCTGCAGACCCCAAAAGCTCCCTCTGCTCATCCTGGAAGGTGTTTGGGGCTGGAAACGCTGCATCCTGCAGCCTGCAGGACCATCCCGTCCCTCATGGCTGGGCAGCGGGGACCCTGGGCACAGCATCCCCGACCGCGTCCCTCTCTGCCCATGCAGGTGGCCCTGGTCAGCGAGCCCGGACGGCAGTGGATGAGAGCTGGGCGCTGGCCTAGCTGCCCGTGCACGCTGGCACCATGGACTTTGTCATGAAGCAAGCGCTGGGCGGTGAGTGGGTGCTGTCCCCCCTCAGGGTCCCCTCTCCAGGAGCAATGCTGGCCCCCGGGGAGCGTGGTGGGAGGGACATGGTGGGGGGACAGAACTGCGGGGAgagccgccggcggcggggagctgCTGCCGGAGGGCTCCCGTTCCCAGCGCCGGCAGCGCCTGGATGGGGAATCCCGGCTCTCCTGCCGCTAAGTGGGATTCCCCGGcgggtcccctgggtgccagcGCCGAAGGAGCTGACGCCAAACTAgggcagcacagccagcctgtGGCACTCCCCATccccgcagcctctggagcccgtctgcagccagctctggtgcgggtggccctggggacgtCCCGGGTCGTCCTTGCCAGGGGGCTCtgtgccctccctgcctctgcaggGGCTTCGGCAGCCAGCGCCAGGCTGCAGCACCCTTGGGGACCGGCCGATGGTCTTGTGCTGCACAGGGGCCACCAAGGACATGGGGAAGATGCtggggggtgaggaggagaaggaccCCGACGcgcagaagaaggaggaggagaggcaggaggccCTGCgccagcaggaggaggagcggAAAGCCAAGCACGCCCGCATGGAAGCGGAGCGGGAGAAAGTCCGGCAGCAGATCCGCGACAAGGTGGGCACACACCTCCCCTGTGCCCACCCCTGCCCGTGGCATCCGGGGTGGGCCTGGGACAGGGAGCCGGCATGGCCAGGGAGGAGGGTGGCCCGAGGTGGTGGTGATGGGCACAGggcacagcacaggcagtgcccgctgcctgccctgctgaggGCCTGTGTCCTCGCAGTACGGgctgaagaagaaggaggagaaggaggcgGAGGAGAAAGCCGCGCTGGAGCAGCCATGTGAGGGCAGCCTGACGCGCCCCAAGAAGGCGATCCCGGCGGGCTGCggggacgaggaggaggaggaggaggagagcatcCTGGACACCGTCCTCAAGTACCTGCCCGGGCCGCTGCAGGATATGTTCAAGAAGTAACAGCACCACCAACCCTGCCATAGGGTGCTGGGGCACGGGCGCCCTCTCCCCTCTGACCCCTCCATCAGTTCCCTtggccccggggggggtccccgcaccccctccccatcccctctgcccTTTCCCCCAACCAGACCAAAAacccgccccgtcccgtccaGGCAGGGCCCCCCCACCACGCCGTGCCAAAGGGGAGCGGCCCTGGCTGGACAGGGCGAACCGGGACCAAATGCACTGATGTAACCTCGCGGCAGGCTGGGGGCACCCCAGGCCCTACCGGCACCCCGGGGTGGctccctgtgccccctgccctgcccctcctgccctcccagggGACCCTGGCAGGCCTCTGCTCGCCTGCCCTCgtccccagcactgccatccccctgccccatcccgcCCTGGGCCAGGCCCAAAGCACAAAGCCAGGCGCCCTGCCCGCAGCTCCCCCATCCCCGGTCCCCGGGCACGGGGgtcccccggggctgcccggtgTGCCCCAGCATCGGGGGGTTGGAGGGGAACCCCCTCCCCGCATCTCTGGCCCCATAGTTAAAGCCATATCAGTTAGACTGCAATACTTCAGCACCGGGAGGAGCGGGCGCCGCGCTCCACCGACCATGTACAAAGGCACGTGCGGGGCAGGGGCCACCCTGCCTCGTCCCCCCCGACCCCGTCCCCGCCGTCCCCACCACTTGCTCGTCCGTGTCTCGGCCCCGCTGGCCCCCATTCTCGCATTAGTGTCTCTGTGCCAGGGTGCGCCCCGTTGCTCCATGCGTCCTTCGTGTCTGCTGCTCACGCTCCCACCCCCAagtccccgctgtccccgggGCCACCCGCGGCGCTGAGCCGAGAGCCCCCTGCCACGCTGACGGGGCCCCCGCTCTGCCCCCTGCAATAAAGCCAGCGTGGGGCCGAGGGCTGCCGGGCCAGTCCCGGGTTGGGAGTGCTCGGCTGCACCCCACCCGACGCTGGGCACACGGGTCCCCCGGGCCTGGGAAGGGATCCCTGGGCAAGCACCCCAGGCAcatcccaggagctgctgcttgcaCCCCAACGGGGGGATGCGGGGGCACGCCCTTACCCCAGCCCATCCCTTGCCACACCGTGCTCCCCCCTTGCCGTACTTCCTCCGCCACAGCCCCCAGCTGTTCACCAGGGCCCTCCCCGGGAGGCGGTGGGTGGCTTGGGGCCCCGCAGACATGCTGTGACCATCCTGCTCGAACTAGTCTTTGacaaactaataaaataaagggATTTGTACATTGCTCCAGCCTCTTCTCAGCCATTGCTTCCCTGGGGCCCCGCGTCAGCTCCCTCGCCCCTCCATGCCCCTCGGGGTTGAGACCTGGCAGCTCATCACACTACAGGAGGCCACGAGGCCCACCCTGGGCAGCACCCAAGCCAGGCCACAGGTGAAGGGAGAGGCCACACACGGCTCCCAGAGCCCTGCTCAGTCCAGCTGCTCCCCACACCCCTGTGTCCACCCTGCAGGCGCCTtctccagggctggggacaaggTAAAAgggatgggtgctggtgggCCCCTGTCCCACTGATGTGGCAGGGGGGCTTCTGCCCTTTTCCCCTGACTGTGGGACTCCCCTCACAGAATGACTGGGGATACCCCTGGGGTACAAGGGCTGTTTCTGGTGGGTCACAGCCTTCTGAACCCCCCAAGAGCAGGGGCACGAGGCTATGGGCAGGCTGTGGGCAATGGGCACCTTGTGCCCCCCAGCGAGGCAGGGCCCCTGGAagtgcccagggctggcacaGCTCTAGAGGCCTCCATCCGGAGCCAGCCTCAGCTTTGACAGATTTgccatcatttaccagcaaaGAGCTCAGCTGTTACCCATGCGGCATCAGCAGAGCAGTCACCTGGAAAAGCTtctgtcagaagaaaatattagggTAGGAAATGATAGAGATCTTGCAGGCAAGGTCTCCATTGCAGGCAGGCTGCGCCTGCACCTCCCGTGCGGTGACCGTCTCCCCTGTGACCCAGCATGCAGGGCGGGGAGAAAGCCCCACGGCTGTCCccggggagcagggatggggaagccctggcaggggcgCAGGGAAGGGCTCTGCCTGGCGCCGGTGGCCATGGGAGAGGCGGCGTCTTCTGCTGGAGCCACGGCCCTGCTCCATCCATGCGAGGTGCTGCCAGGCGGGAGCAGGGTTACAGGACTGGGACAGGTCCCGGCAGCTGTCCCCATCCTCTGCTGTGTCCGTGGTGTCACTTGTCCCCAGCGTGGGGGCGCAGCGCCCCCTGGTGGGGGGACAGCGCAGGACAGGAGACAGGGACAGCGGGGACAAGGCAgaggggacaagggggacaGCCCCTCGACACAGACCCTTCAGCCAGGGCCTTGCCATGGCcaaggggaaggaggcaggggaagggagaggagctCGCAGGAGAGCAGCTCAGCACCCCCCTTCTTCCCCGCTTCTACCTCCAGAGCAGCCACAGGCATCGTCATTATGGAAGAGGATTTATCAAAAttcaaaaaaacaaccacacatacaaaaaaaaaaaaaaaagctggggaaaCATCCCCCAGCTCAcatccccccaccctcccctcgCTGCCCCAGTGCGGGGAAGGGACACGGGGTgttgggaggggaaggggcaggctGCGCTCTCAAGGCTGCCCTCGCCACCAGGCCATGGGGCAGAAGGGGACGGTCACGTAGCTTATCACTGCTGGGGAGCCTGGAGCTCCTCTCTCTGGAGGCTCCTCAGCAGTCACCTTCAGTGACTGACTTCCTTTGGCCACTTGCCTTTGGAACAAGCCCCCCATgccccagggaggaggaagcagcagccctGAGACAGCGAGGGGGGGCTCTGCTAGCATCACCTCCCGTCCTCCCCAGCACACCAGCTGCTTCTTTTATAAATGCTCCCGAGAACAGTAGCACAGAGCTGAGCCACAGGTCACAGCACTGCCAAGCAGGCAAGGAGGGGAGCCATCTCCTTACCCTGTCCTATACTAACTAAGCACTCTCCCATCCCCGAGAGCAGGGAAGCGTTGCCTTCCCCAGTGTGGTTTCATTAGGAGTCATTGGGGAGCCCAAAGAGCTTGACAGTGCCTGCCTCCCGGCTGCTGTCGTATTTGCCATCTTTGTCGTCACAGGCGAAGGCCAGCAGCGGCCTCTTCGGGTGCCAGGCCACTGTGAAGGTGGGGGACTCGCACTGCACCTCCCAGAGCTTCTCTCCTGCATGGAAAAGGGGCCACGTCAGCCTGGAGAGCCTCTGGCCTTCCGCTGCACGCTGCCCCATAGTGCACACCAGAGCCAAGCACCTGCTTCTTCCCTCCCAcgcagggcagaggaggaacaAACACTGCTTCAGCGCCTTTTAATCACCTGGTGACAAGGCACAGACATGACATGCATGTCTAGCACAGACTAACGAGGCAGAGGCTCCCCCTCACGGCActctgctctgcacagccaAGCTCTTCCTTAGCAGCCCAATactcccagtgccctcccagctAAACCAGCGCTtctccatccttccctccttccaAAAGGAAACCGTTACCTGTCTCCACCTCTGCAATGTCAATGAAGTGATCTTCTGATGCTGATGCCAGCATCTTCCCATCATGGCTAAAGCTCAGCGTTCGCACAGGCCAGTCAAGCCTGCAGCAACAGAGCGAAGCAGACAGTGAGCCACCTCCCGCACCGTcacaggaggggaggaaaactACTTCGGGACAGCACTACCTACCTTGAGAAGCACCTCACACACACCAGTTCATCCACATCCCAGAGGCTAACTAATGCATCAGCACTGCCCGTAGCAAAGTATTTCCCCATGGGATCAAACTTGATGCAGATGCAATTTGAAGGATGAGCGTTGATGGACTGAATGGGTTTCAGCTCCGGGTAGCTGCGGAGATgaagggagagggcaggaaacAGTGAGAGGAGCGTAGGGCTCGTCTACAAGCAGGGCAGGCTTGGGACTGGGACTGTGAGCAAACCAAGCTGGTGCAGAGCCATGCTCTTGGAAACCTTGAGTGCTGAGTGAATGAGGCAAAGCATCAGGGTCACTCTTGGGGAGCCCAGCCCAGAACTGGGGCAACCTCAGCTCCAGGCAAATTCGTTCCCACCACAGAGCTGGGAATCGCTGGGGTGTGGGACTCGGGTTTCCCAAAAGCAGCTTGCAGACTGATGTCTGCCGCAGCCAGCCCAGCTACCCTGCCCACCCACTGCCACGGGCGCCTACCTGAGGATGTTGATGCAACCGTTCCCATTAGTGAGGAAGAACATGTTGTTATCGTTGTTCCAGGAGATCTCGTTCACCTCAAACTTGAACTGTTCCTCAGCTTTGGAGCGATGCGTCTTGGCATCAATAAAAGTGACCACATCATCCTTGTTCCCCACTGCAATGGTCTGTCCATCAGGGCTCCAACAGATGTTGATGTTCTCCCCTGGACAGACAGAAAGGCAGCAGTTCCCATTTCCACCCAACAATCTGCAGCAGCCACGAGTTAAACAGACAGGTGGCTTTTATTCCTGATCCAAGGCCACAATCTGCTCCACTAACTCCAAACCACTCCCAAATGGGAAAGACTGCCAGGTCTGCCGTCTAACACACAAACCCTATGCAGTAGCTGTCCAGCAAATATGTACAGTTATTGAAAATTAAACTTAACAGAACCACAGCTTCGAGCCAACATGACTACATCACTGCCCTTCCCATTTCAGCCAAGATGGGACCACAGCAACCACCAAACAAGGTCAGCTCAAAGATCCTCTCAACCCAGTGATCTCTGAGAtccagaaaaaggagaaggcaaCAATAAATACATATGAACAACAGTAAGAACAAGGCAGGTTTCTGTGTCATCTTACAACACCGTTTCCAGCCCCAGCGATTCAAAATTGGAGATTTCCAAGGGCAGAGATGGTATCTGGGTTAACCAGCCCGTGAATTCGAATAATCGCTTTCTGAATCCATGCAAACTTTTACTCCCACCATGGCTCTCTGCAAACATGCCTTtccccagcctccagccttGCAGCCCACAGACTCCAGACACAAGTGCACAGGACATTTTAACAGTCAGCATCATATTTCAGTAGTTTCTCCAGTCCTGACACCAGAGTAAATCAGCCCTCACGTTCACCGCTGCTCCTTACAGATGAGCGCAACACAGAGATAAAAGCACTCAGCAAAGAGGCCCTGATCGCCAACACCTACGAGAAGGGTCCAAAGCGCTGTGCCACTGCAGACGGGTTCCATGCAGCAGAAGTTCTGCTGGGACCCAACAGCCCTCCCAGGAAGGCATGGACTCACCTTTGGTATTGACAGTGGCGATGCACTTGGTGGTGCGGACATCCCAGATGCGGATGGTTTTGTCCCCAGACGCCGTGACAAAGAGGTCAGGGTTGCTGGGGTGCCAGCAGAGCTGATCCACgctgtccccatggccccgGTAGTTGTTCTCCTTCACCTGGAGGGAGAGAACAGCCATTCACGGGAGGGATGAGCCCAGCTCTACCCCCCTTCTGCCCCGGATCCCAGTATGCTGCACCCCGCTTCGCTGCCAGTTACCGGATGGGGCGGGAGCCCAGcccaccaccccaccaccacccacgGCCGGCCGGGATGGAGGAgcccttcccccctccccagccaggcacCAGCTCCAGTCCCGGCTCCCTGGCCACGGCACCGGCCTGCGGGGCCCTCGGCAACGCTCCTCTCCCGAGGACCCGAGTCCCCGCTTCCCGGCCTGGTACCGACCACCGGGGCCCACCCCCGCTTCGAGCCACCTGTCTGAGCATCCGGGCCCGGGGAGCCCCGGTACCGGCCCGAATCACCAGTCCCAGCCCAAGGGCTCCCGGGGTGCCCCGGTACCCGCCCGAGCGGCCGCTCCAGGAGTCCCCCGGGGCCCGGTACCGAACCGCCGTTCCCCGCCCGTCCGGTGCCGGAGGAGCTCACCAGCCGGTCCTTCTCCAGCAGGAAGACGCTGGCGGTCTTGTCGAAGGAGCCGGAGGCCAGGCGGCGGCCGCAGCAGCTCCAGGCCACCGAGTGCACCTTGGCGCCGTGCGCCGGGAATTCGCGGCTCCGCGTGTTGGCGCGGAACAGCTCCTGCATGGCCTGCACGTACGGCGACAGCGCCatggcggcggcgccgcgccgcGACCGGGGCCGCCGCCACCactgccccgccccgccgccgcgacTGACGCAGCTCCCACCGCCCCCCTaggccctgcccggcccgcgGCCAGAGCgctgccggcgctgccgccgccgctgccggcccgTCGGGGGCGGAGCCGTCGCCCGCCGCGAAGATGGCCGACAGCGTCGCCCGCGTAAGCGCCTCGGACTCTGACGGCAGCCGCTCGCCGCCGCTCCGGCgtcgctgccgccgcccgccgccgcggcaaCGAGCGCTGCCGCCCCCCACGGTGAGTCGGCGGCCCCcggggcggagcggcggggcctcccggcgggcgcggcgccgcCTGCCCCTCACAAAGATGGCGGCGCTTCCGCCGCGGCCGGAGCGCGGGCGGGAACGGGAGCCGTGCGGGGACATGAAGCCTCGAGGGCCGTGGAGGGGCGCAGCGCGTGtcccgggccgggcgggggcggcgggcccggggccCCGGACGTGTGTTCCCGGGGAGCCAGGTCCCCTCCGTCACGTCCCTCACAGGACAGTCCTGTCCCCAGCCACTTCCCCAAGGACCCCCCCCCAACCTCCCAGCAGGAAGAGGGAACCAGGAAGGTTCGGGTCTCCTCGGCCACCTCCCGCCAGCAGGGGCCCGGTCCCCAAGCGTGTccccccgggggtcccagccccctTGGCCACGTCTCCCCAGGAAGACCCCAGCCCCCAGCCGTGGAGTGTCTGTCTTGGTCCCCTCGGCTGCACGTCGAGGAGGGTCCCAGCCTGCCAGGACGCAGCGCCCGGGCACCCTGCCGGGTACAGCCCCCCCGGCGGGGGTCCAGCCCCCAGGCCGTGGTGGGGCGGCCGCCGTCCCCCTCACCTGGGCCACCCCGTGGACAGGGGACGACGACGATGGGCCGGTGCGGTGGCGGTTCAGGGCACGAGGCTGGCTGCGAGGCACAGCCCTGGGCGGGGGAGAACGGTCTGtccacccctcccctcccccccgctccGGTCGCCGTTGGCCCCGGTTCCGATGCAGGTTTCAAATGCCGGCAGTTCCGCGGCACCCGGTGCGGCGGggctggctggagcaggggcagcctCCGGCCCTCCTCGGCTCCACCGGCTTCCCGGAGCACGCGAGGCCTGCTGGGTTTTGCCACCTCCCCAGGCTACATGCGGCCCCTCCTTGGGAAAGGCAGCAGGTCTGagtcaagggaaaaaaatggatttaaattGTCCGCAAAACGTGTTCCTGCTTTGAGAcgctgaggggtttttttttccaagagcaaACAGGCTCTGACCCCTCCTGAGCACGTCGAGACCCTGAGAAGTGCCGTGTCCTGCCTGCCGGTGGTGCGGGCAcagctgccttcccctgcctgctcctgctgcccctcgGACAGGCGTGTCCTTGGAGCTCTGGGTGCTGCATCACCCGGCGAGTCCTGGATGGGAGTCCCCAAATTCTCGGGGCTGCTGTAGCTCTGGCTTGGTGCCATGGATGTGAAGGTAGCTCTGTTCCCCGCCGCTCGTGTCCATGTAGCCGGTGAGGTCGTGCTGCAGGGGGGGTGCTGAGGTTCGGATCCTGCGCTGCTCCTGCCAGCGCCGGGCAGGAgcccctggggatgggggacaggagCGCTCGCTGCGTTCCCCTTGccctccctgggcaccccaagCAGGGCTGGCATTTCCCCATCCCGGGAGGGAGCTGAGCAGGCAGCCAGGCCCACTCTGGGCTAAGACAAGAGGTGTTTGGAGCAGAGCACACAGCCGTTTGCCCTAAGGAGccctggggggagcagggagtttgtctctgccaggagcagggaagaagagcCCAGGTTGGGCTCGGGCTCATCCACGCTGCCGGGGCAGGCCAACACTAGAGCTCGGGACTGCTGCCCTGCAGGCTGCCCCATCCCCTCGACCAGGCAGTGGGGTCTTTGCTCCTGGTTTCTCTTCCTGGGCTGGTGCCAATGAGcccctttttccccttgggCTGGGGCGACAGTGCCGCCATAGCAGAGGTCCCTGGCAGGGGAGGACCGAGGTACCCAGGTGCCACCATTGCTGACAGCGCTGGCCCCTCTGTCCCCGCAGGAGATCATCGATCTGACCTGCGAGGACACGAGCACAGACCCGGCGCCGTGGAGCAGCCTCGCCGTCATCGACCTGACGGAGGACACATGCAGCCCTTCCCACAGCCCTCCCCGCACCGCCGGCTGGGCTGACCAGGACCCC
This region includes:
- the THOC3 gene encoding THO complex subunit 3 — its product is MALSPYVQAMQELFRANTRSREFPAHGAKVHSVAWSCCGRRLASGSFDKTASVFLLEKDRLVKENNYRGHGDSVDQLCWHPSNPDLFVTASGDKTIRIWDVRTTKCIATVNTKGENINICWSPDGQTIAVGNKDDVVTFIDAKTHRSKAEEQFKFEVNEISWNNDNNMFFLTNGNGCINILSYPELKPIQSINAHPSNCICIKFDPMGKYFATGSADALVSLWDVDELVCVRCFSRLDWPVRTLSFSHDGKMLASASEDHFIDIAEVETGEKLWEVQCESPTFTVAWHPKRPLLAFACDDKDGKYDSSREAGTVKLFGLPNDS
- the CPLX2 gene encoding complexin-2, with translation MDFVMKQALGGATKDMGKMLGGEEEKDPDAQKKEEERQEALRQQEEERKAKHARMEAEREKVRQQIRDKYGLKKKEEKEAEEKAALEQPCEGSLTRPKKAIPAGCGDEEEEEEESILDTVLKYLPGPLQDMFKK